One window of the bacterium genome contains the following:
- a CDS encoding TlpA family protein disulfide reductase, giving the protein MKALFSLALATFMLASIGCGQSGEKAAAAKVDDAKKLNFTYKTTAGEVVDARQFYGKVVILDIWDTWCGPCRKGIPHFIDLYSQYKGQVEVVGLAFGREGAQKVQQFSEQMKINYPVGIFSEEASKIFGSPRSIPTCFIIGKDGEIVETVVGYRPKEFFEQKIQSLL; this is encoded by the coding sequence ATGAAAGCACTCTTTTCTCTCGCTCTGGCAACGTTTATGCTCGCATCCATCGGGTGCGGTCAATCCGGTGAAAAAGCCGCTGCCGCAAAAGTGGACGATGCCAAGAAACTGAATTTCACTTACAAGACTACCGCGGGCGAAGTCGTGGACGCGCGCCAGTTCTACGGCAAAGTCGTAATTCTCGATATCTGGGACACGTGGTGCGGTCCGTGCCGCAAAGGCATTCCCCACTTCATCGACCTCTACAGTCAGTACAAGGGACAGGTCGAAGTGGTCGGCCTTGCCTTTGGCCGTGAAGGTGCCCAAAAGGTTCAGCAATTCTCCGAGCAAATGAAGATTAACTACCCGGTCGGCATCTTCAGCGAAGAAGCATCCAAAATCTTTGGCAGCCCGCGCTCAATCCCAACCTGCTTTATCATTGGCAAGGATGGCGAAATTGTCGAAACCGTCGTCGGATATCGTCCCAAGGAGTTTTTCGAACAGAAAATCCAAAGCCTGCTTTAA